cgagttagtacatacgcgtatcaagtgctcggtgtaaactaggccctTGTCTCCTTGCATCATGGTATGTATGTACAATCCTTTACGAAGTATGGCCACCACTCCACTACTGTGTCAATTTTTTGGCCGAATTTCCACAGATGTTTGCAATCTAGCCAATGGATTTAACAGACTGTAACAACGTACACGTGTcattattgttttatgtatatttttatttagtataaaattgttacacaattatacatatgtatatatatatctatatatatgtatttatgtgcctatgtatgtatacataagtGGGATAGATCAGTTAAGAGaaagtttacaatttttgaCTAACATGCTGTTGACCAGTCTTGATGTTTTAAAcacgtattttattaatttacaatgtaatattaaaaattaataatttctttcattattaaGAGAAAATAATGGAAGAAGGAGCAATGTTATGGATGCTTTCTCTTGTTATGCTAGTTGGCTCTTGTTTGGCCGGATCATTACCATTAGTCATGAATTTGTCAgaagtaagataattttttataataaatatttttgtgatatgaaatattttaaataattaatgccATATGATTATGTactatatttgttttctttaggACAAATTACAATTAGTATCTGTATTAGGAGCAGGTCTTCTTGTAGGAACTGCATTAGCAGTGATTATACCTGAAGGTATAAGAGCTTTATTTACCAGCGAAATTACTAATGAAAAAGAGTTACATGgtatgtaatttattacaattattaatgtttaaatcagtatttttaaataacatgttTTTTACAGGTGATTTATATTCCTTGATTGGAATTAGTTTAGTACTTGGTTTTGTATTTATGCTTTTGATTGATCAATGTTCAGCAAGAAAAAGTGATGGAAGACATAAGAGTGTTACAGCAACCTTAGGTCTTGTAGTACATGCTGCAATTGATGGAGTTGCGTTAGGAGCAGCTGCTACTACAGCTCAAGCTGATGTTGAAGTGATAGTTTTTTTGGCAATAATGTTGCACAAAGTAAAGTTTGTAATCACAGTGTTCTAACAGTTGATTaacaagaatttaatagaatatgtTGTACAGAATATTAAGTTCCTACAATGTTGTCAAATGTTCAAACATTTAcagaagtaatataaaaaagataattttatgaactaccttacaaaatttttaaataattttgtgaaaatatgGTAGATACTTTTAACTATTAACCAtggcattaaaatattttttattgtatttgctTTTTGTGAGTGTGTATACTTACAAATACGCAAAATATCCTTGCACAGTTTAGGAAAAATTTTAGATGACAATATTGTATGTCTTttttggtgaaaatttttcttttattgaatttatcacataattttttgatgcaaattttagaatttttcaaaatttctatataattttataacttttttaaaaaatttagattttttttatatgaattagaatattttttagaaatgttaagAAAGCCTACATCTTTTCTATAgttttcaatatacatatatgaaatattctaaggtttcacattttttaatttttaatcaaatgttttttttttagaatttatgtgatgagaaatcttagaaatcttaatatattttaaaatttatttatatgaaaaattttaagaaaatgtatagattttcttaatatttttgaagtattttaattcatatattttatatacaaattctgtaataaatttttaccagGTTCACATAGGAGCtatctgaaaattttaattaaaaatatttaaatgttatatggAAATTTTATCATGCATTTCAACAttagttaacatttttattttttacatatacaatgttgtataaacttatataaactttttattttatatgtgatAATATATGTGATGTAATTGCACCATTTTtatccattattttaaaaaattaaaaatttattttttaggcACCAGCTGCATTTGGACTTGTATCATTTCTTCTTCATGAAGGTGTAGATAAAAAGAGGATCAGcagacatttattaattttttctcttgcgGCACCATGTCTTGCACTTGTGACATATTTCGGGATTGGAAAAGTAAGTAATAGGTGAAAGTGAGACAAGACGGGTTAAAATTTGATGATTAATAAAAGTTagctttttataattaacaaattatcttTGGTtcttaaatattctttgaatatgaatctttcaatattatattgttaaataaaatcagagaattataaactttatttgaaaacattaattttttatgatttcagatttataataaacatatttacgatgcattaaaaaattagatatttgaaaatatgtttattataaatctgtGAGATTTTATATCACAGGATTAAGACAGGGTATCCCTGTAAGGAAGATGGAGTatactttaaaaacataaatacaaactagaaagtacCTTCTATTAAGcgatatagcagtttttataattttgttttgtattctGTAATAATTGTTGTTTTGCAACATAATCTAAAAGAATCTTACATTGGGTACATTCCGAATTTGTGCATCAAATGCATAGAGTAAGGGTGACCAACCATTCGATCGCGATCTACTGGTCgatcgcaattttttttatagatttttaattacgtctatttaaaatcattattttagttgcaatcaaataagtttaaaaaattatagcactGCAAGAACTattagaatagaatagaattatAACACTGCAAAGAGagttaaaacttgttttaattgAAAAGGAGACAGATTTTTGTTAACTAGGGAACATTTTGATCAATGTTTAAGATTATCTTTGTCTTCTTGTTATCctgattttcaaaaaatttccaaGTTAATGCAATGTCAAAGATCTTattaacatttgtattattttattttttactttgaattttattatacattcatattttgattttatttgaattgtattataaaatttttatattaatttttttcttattaatttgttcataGTTTTAACCCATAATGatcacacttccaaataataacataatggtcaTACGGGGTCATtcagtcgccatttgccagctttttaatattttgttgcaaaaatttta
The window above is part of the Solenopsis invicta isolate M01_SB chromosome 8, UNIL_Sinv_3.0, whole genome shotgun sequence genome. Proteins encoded here:
- the LOC105197981 gene encoding zinc transporter ZIP9-A, whose protein sequence is MEEGAMLWMLSLVMLVGSCLAGSLPLVMNLSEDKLQLVSVLGAGLLVGTALAVIIPEGIRALFTSEITNEKELHGDLYSLIGISLVLGFVFMLLIDQCSARKSDGRHKSVTATLGLVVHAAIDGVALGAAATTAQADVEVIVFLAIMLHKAPAAFGLVSFLLHEGVDKKRISRHLLIFSLAAPCLALVTYFGIGKEGKETLSSVNATGLAMLFSAGTFLYVATVHVLPELMTRSTNYSHVPSIEGATLSTTGLKVKEILFLVLGSFLPALITTGHHH